A stretch of the Streptococcus himalayensis genome encodes the following:
- a CDS encoding metal-sulfur cluster assembly factor produces MRDDIQINDRALQLKDQLIERLERIYDPDVELDIYNLGLLYEISLDETGHCKVVMTFTDTACECAETIPIEIVDSLKQIEGIESVTVEITWSPAWKITRISRFGRIALGISPR; encoded by the coding sequence ATGAGAGACGATATTCAGATAAATGACCGAGCTCTTCAGCTAAAAGACCAGCTGATTGAACGATTGGAGCGGATTTACGACCCTGATGTGGAGCTTGATATCTATAACTTGGGCTTGCTCTACGAGATTTCCCTTGATGAAACGGGCCATTGCAAGGTTGTTATGACCTTTACCGATACGGCTTGTGAGTGTGCAGAGACTATCCCGATTGAGATTGTAGACTCGCTCAAGCAGATTGAAGGCATTGAGAGTGTCACGGTTGAGATTACCTGGTCGCCTGCTTGGAAAATCACCCGCATTAGCCGTTTTGGCCGCATCGCCTTAGGCATTAGTCCCAGATAA
- the aspS gene encoding aspartate--tRNA ligase produces MKRSMYAGRVRAEHVGQEITLKGWVARRRDLGGLIFIDLRDREGIMQLVINPESASASVMETAESLRSEYVLEVTGLVAQREQANDKLPTGQVELHVTAITVLNTAKTTPFEIKDGVEISDDTRLRYRYLDLRRPEMLDNLKLRAKVTHSIRNYLDALEFIDVETPFLSKSTPEGARDYLVPSRVHEGHFYALPQSPQITKQLLMNAGFDRYYQIVKCFRDEDLRGDRQPEFTQVDLETSFLDEQEIQDIVEGLIAKVMKDTKGIEVSLPFPRMKYDDAMNLYGSDKPDTRFEMLLQDVTALVRGLDFKVFAEASVVKAIVVKNAADRYSRKDIDKMTEQAKQYGAKGLAWVKYTEGSLNGPVAKFLTAVSDSLTEALDLAENDLVLFVADTPEVAHATLGALRLRIAKELDLIDTEAFHFLWVVDWPMFEWSEEESRYMSAHHPFTLPQAETSHELEGDLSKVRAIAYDIVLNGYELGGGSLRINQKDLQERMFKALGFSNEEAHEQFGFLLEAMDYGFPPHGGLALGLDRFVMLLAGEENIREVIAFPKNNKASDPMTQAPSPVSAKQLDELSLHVESHEEK; encoded by the coding sequence ATGAAACGTTCAATGTATGCGGGGCGTGTTCGGGCGGAACATGTCGGTCAAGAAATTACCTTGAAAGGATGGGTTGCTCGCCGTCGTGACTTGGGAGGCTTGATTTTCATTGACCTTCGTGACCGTGAAGGGATCATGCAGCTGGTTATCAATCCAGAGAGTGCTTCTGCCAGTGTCATGGAGACAGCCGAGAGCTTGCGTAGTGAGTATGTCCTTGAGGTGACTGGTCTTGTAGCCCAGCGTGAGCAAGCCAATGATAAGTTGCCGACTGGTCAGGTGGAATTGCATGTGACAGCCATCACAGTGCTGAACACAGCGAAAACAACGCCGTTTGAAATCAAGGATGGGGTGGAAATCAGCGATGATACACGCCTTCGCTACCGTTATTTGGACCTGCGTCGTCCAGAGATGCTGGACAATCTCAAATTGCGGGCGAAAGTGACCCACAGCATCCGCAATTATTTGGATGCTTTAGAGTTTATCGATGTGGAAACCCCGTTTCTGTCTAAGTCAACGCCAGAAGGGGCACGGGATTATTTGGTGCCAAGTCGGGTTCACGAAGGGCATTTCTATGCACTTCCGCAAAGTCCGCAAATCACCAAGCAGCTCTTGATGAATGCTGGTTTTGACCGCTACTACCAAATCGTCAAATGTTTCCGTGATGAGGACTTACGCGGAGATCGTCAGCCTGAGTTTACACAGGTCGATTTGGAAACGTCTTTCCTAGATGAGCAAGAAATTCAAGACATCGTTGAGGGCTTGATTGCCAAGGTGATGAAGGATACTAAGGGCATCGAAGTGAGCCTACCTTTCCCTCGGATGAAGTACGATGACGCGATGAATCTCTACGGCAGTGACAAGCCAGATACGCGGTTTGAGATGTTGTTGCAAGATGTGACAGCCTTGGTGCGTGGCTTGGACTTCAAAGTCTTTGCGGAAGCATCGGTCGTGAAAGCCATCGTTGTCAAAAATGCTGCGGACCGCTATTCTCGCAAGGACATCGACAAGATGACAGAGCAGGCTAAGCAGTATGGAGCCAAAGGCCTTGCATGGGTCAAATACACAGAAGGCAGTCTCAATGGCCCTGTGGCGAAATTCCTAACAGCTGTGTCAGACAGCTTGACAGAGGCTTTGGACTTGGCTGAAAATGACTTGGTGCTCTTTGTGGCCGATACGCCAGAGGTTGCCCATGCGACGCTCGGTGCTCTTCGTTTACGAATTGCTAAAGAATTAGACTTGATTGATACAGAAGCCTTTCACTTCCTTTGGGTTGTCGACTGGCCAATGTTTGAATGGTCTGAGGAAGAAAGCCGCTATATGAGTGCCCACCATCCATTTACTTTGCCACAAGCAGAAACCAGCCATGAGCTTGAAGGCGATTTGAGTAAGGTCCGTGCCATTGCCTACGACATCGTGCTAAATGGCTATGAGCTCGGTGGGGGAAGCCTGCGGATTAACCAAAAAGACCTGCAAGAGCGGATGTTTAAAGCTCTTGGCTTTTCAAACGAAGAAGCCCATGAGCAATTTGGCTTCCTGCTAGAAGCCATGGACTACGGTTTTCCACCACATGGAGGCCTAGCCCTTGGTTTGGACCGCTTTGTCATGCTCCTTGCTGGCGAAGAAAATATCCGTGAAGTCATCGCCTTTCCTAAGAATAATAAGGCTTCAGACCCAATGACACAGGCACCAAGCCCTGTATCTGCCAAACAATTAGACGAATTGTCTCTACATGTAGAAAGCCATGAAGAAAAGTAA
- the rpmG gene encoding 50S ribosomal protein L33, which yields MRVNITLEHKESGERLYLTSKNKRNTPDRLQLKKYSPKLRKHVIFTEVK from the coding sequence ATGCGCGTAAATATTACACTTGAACACAAAGAATCTGGTGAACGCTTGTACCTTACTTCTAAAAACAAACGTAACACTCCAGACCGTCTTCAATTGAAAAAATACTCACCAAAATTGCGTAAACACGTAATTTTCACTGAGGTTAAGTAA
- the ilvD gene encoding dihydroxy-acid dehydratase: MTEKKDIRIRSNIYQGMVKSPNRAMLRATGMTDENFEKPIVGVISTWAENTPCNIHLHDFGKLAKKGVQSQGAWPVQFGTITVADGIAMGTPGMRFSLPSRDIIADSIEAAISGHNCDALVAIGGCDKNMPGSMIAIANTDIPAIFVYGGTIAPGNLDGQDIDLVSVFESVGKWNHGDMTEEEVYARECNACPGPGGCGGMYTANTMASAIEAMGMSLPGSSSHPAESPEKARDVEEAGRAVVKLLEKGIYPKDIMTRKAFENAITVVMALGGSTNAILHLLAIAHAANVELTLDDFNDFQEKVPHLADLKPSGKYVFQDLYNVGGVQAVMKYLYERGFLHGDCLTCTGKTLAENLADAPDLTPGQKVIMPLEHPKRADGPLIVLHGNLAPDGAVAKVSGVNVRRHEGPAKVFNTEEDAVNAVLRDEVVDGDVVVVRYVGPKGGPGMPEMLSLSSILVGKGQGESVALLTDGRFSGGTYGLVVGHIAPEAQDGGPIAYLRDGDIVVVDQDTKELTMRVSEEELEKRKAETVLPPLYSRGVLGKYAHIVSSSSKGAVTDFWKPEETGKR; this comes from the coding sequence ATGACAGAGAAAAAAGACATTCGAATCCGCAGTAACATCTACCAAGGGATGGTCAAATCCCCTAACCGTGCGATGTTACGAGCGACAGGAATGACAGATGAAAATTTTGAAAAACCGATTGTCGGGGTGATTTCGACTTGGGCGGAAAATACACCTTGTAATATCCACCTCCATGATTTTGGAAAATTGGCTAAAAAGGGTGTTCAATCGCAAGGGGCTTGGCCTGTTCAGTTTGGAACCATTACCGTGGCAGATGGAATTGCCATGGGGACACCTGGAATGCGCTTTTCTCTGCCTTCCAGAGATATTATCGCAGACTCGATTGAAGCAGCGATCAGTGGTCATAACTGTGATGCCTTGGTCGCTATTGGAGGCTGTGATAAGAATATGCCCGGCTCCATGATTGCCATTGCCAATACGGATATTCCTGCCATTTTTGTCTATGGGGGAACTATTGCACCGGGAAATCTGGATGGTCAAGATATTGACCTCGTGTCCGTCTTTGAATCCGTTGGAAAATGGAATCACGGGGACATGACTGAAGAAGAGGTCTATGCCAGGGAATGCAATGCCTGCCCTGGCCCTGGAGGCTGTGGGGGTATGTACACAGCTAATACCATGGCTTCTGCGATTGAAGCTATGGGGATGAGTTTGCCTGGTTCTTCTTCTCACCCAGCGGAGTCTCCTGAAAAGGCTCGGGATGTCGAAGAAGCGGGTCGTGCCGTTGTGAAGTTGTTAGAAAAGGGCATTTATCCAAAGGATATCATGACTCGTAAGGCCTTTGAAAATGCCATTACAGTGGTCATGGCACTCGGTGGATCGACCAATGCGATTTTGCACTTGCTAGCCATTGCCCATGCAGCAAATGTAGAATTGACCTTGGATGACTTCAATGATTTCCAAGAGAAAGTCCCGCATTTGGCTGATTTGAAACCATCTGGAAAATATGTTTTCCAAGATTTGTACAATGTCGGCGGTGTGCAAGCAGTTATGAAATACTTGTACGAGCGTGGTTTCTTGCACGGCGATTGCTTGACCTGTACAGGAAAGACCTTGGCAGAAAACTTAGCAGACGCACCAGATTTGACACCAGGCCAGAAAGTCATTATGCCACTTGAACATCCAAAACGTGCAGACGGTCCTCTTATCGTGCTTCATGGGAACTTGGCACCTGATGGAGCGGTTGCCAAAGTTTCAGGGGTAAATGTCCGTCGGCATGAAGGACCAGCTAAGGTCTTTAATACTGAAGAAGACGCTGTAAATGCTGTTCTTCGCGACGAAGTGGTAGACGGGGATGTCGTAGTCGTCCGCTATGTGGGACCAAAAGGTGGTCCGGGAATGCCAGAAATGCTTTCTCTCTCCTCTATCCTTGTCGGAAAAGGGCAAGGGGAGTCTGTCGCTCTCTTGACAGATGGTCGCTTCTCTGGTGGAACTTATGGCTTGGTTGTCGGGCACATCGCACCAGAAGCTCAAGATGGTGGTCCAATTGCCTATCTTCGTGATGGCGATATTGTCGTGGTGGATCAGGATACGAAAGAATTAACCATGCGTGTGTCTGAGGAAGAATTGGAAAAACGCAAGGCAGAAACAGTACTACCACCGCTTTACAGCCGTGGAGTGCTCGGGAAATATGCTCATATTGTCTCTTCTTCTTCTAAAGGAGCAGTCACAGACTTCTGGAAACCAGAAGAAACAGGGAAGAGATAA
- a CDS encoding G5 domain-containing protein, with product MRNTIYKIRKTRTGKLLFVGAMIAALGGAAFASAEEVHAEEWTARSVTEIRADLEKEVAANHMYTVKWGDTLSAISAASGISVEALQSINNIGDAHAIVAGHQLYIDAENKILAFQNGDKSVTVLQEQDGDWKNITEEQKAERAKAAIQSRGVKAIVDELTAVAPKTTVLNMLKPHYLLNVNYTMPSAGVDRARSESMARVYANGVMKIEPAHIDEYGDNIFDKPKVDVPIYNEPTYVYSPSHAEPNDPDRLPKPVEPTVPSEPLAPKVNVPLEPNDKPSASKIDEKDPMKIVSSRDVFEKEPIPFSTIREADDTLFEGDEVVAVDGKDGVLTVKFVVNYNYKGDEISRLKVDEQADNSLVNKVVKYGTKKRIQIVTNRVTSTTPFETTTINDVTLPKGQMKVIQNGKDGEDVYEVTSEVDLKTGVRKEINRKQVSSRPAVAKIVAIGSFEAPKDTTETRRITDHISHGTVTSFDNNLFEGETRTEEGKDGYVVYEVTYNVSGLTGQKTEVSRRVVERVEAKNTIIYKGTKKRPVVTPAPAPVEPAVTTPVQPVAPAVNTRSAAPVSSSVLLNDDDVAIGRDLPWYKGLPKSALTFAQLSLDEKEKIRLGLDPNADVDGKNPYAMDYASANNLSQEQLDKLMKYIDLDKLNEEFLKLLNAERESKGLSKAVYDGKNSVLQKSATQRSKEMAHYGSSRYGADVSGKHKRPDGSGFHTVYSKDERAMFDFVNENALNYLGDVSVFQILNERWLAKSMFESWKASKGHYRAMMADQEGKTFHFAVNSWGGAHSLERQSDDNVALISMMSIGFTNN from the coding sequence ATGAGAAACACGATTTATAAGATTCGTAAAACACGAACAGGGAAACTCCTCTTTGTCGGAGCGATGATCGCTGCCTTGGGGGGTGCTGCTTTTGCTTCTGCTGAAGAAGTCCATGCAGAGGAGTGGACTGCTCGCTCGGTGACGGAGATTCGCGCAGACTTGGAAAAAGAAGTCGCTGCCAACCACATGTACACGGTTAAATGGGGAGATACCCTTTCTGCCATTTCAGCTGCTTCTGGGATTTCTGTAGAAGCCCTCCAATCCATCAATAACATCGGCGATGCACATGCGATTGTCGCTGGTCATCAGCTGTATATCGATGCGGAAAATAAAATCCTCGCCTTCCAAAATGGGGACAAATCCGTGACCGTCCTTCAAGAGCAAGACGGCGATTGGAAAAATATCACGGAAGAACAAAAGGCAGAGCGTGCTAAAGCGGCCATACAAAGCCGTGGTGTGAAAGCCATCGTTGATGAGCTAACTGCAGTGGCACCAAAAACAACTGTGCTGAATATGCTAAAACCCCATTATCTTTTAAACGTAAACTACACGATGCCAAGTGCAGGTGTTGACCGCGCTCGCTCGGAATCAATGGCTCGTGTGTATGCTAATGGCGTCATGAAAATTGAACCCGCACATATCGACGAGTATGGTGATAACATCTTTGACAAACCTAAAGTTGACGTGCCGATTTATAATGAGCCAACTTATGTCTATAGTCCATCTCATGCAGAACCAAATGATCCTGATAGATTACCTAAACCAGTTGAACCGACTGTTCCTAGTGAACCATTAGCACCTAAAGTTAATGTACCACTTGAACCAAATGATAAACCGTCAGCATCTAAAATTGATGAAAAAGACCCAATGAAGATTGTGTCAAGTCGTGACGTTTTCGAAAAAGAACCAATTCCATTTAGCACTATTCGTGAAGCCGATGACACACTCTTTGAAGGTGATGAAGTTGTTGCCGTTGACGGTAAAGATGGTGTTCTAACCGTTAAGTTTGTCGTTAACTACAACTACAAGGGGGATGAAATTTCTCGTCTTAAGGTTGATGAACAAGCGGATAATAGCCTTGTCAACAAGGTCGTGAAATACGGTACGAAGAAACGCATCCAGATCGTTACGAACCGTGTAACGAGCACTACACCATTTGAAACAACGACTATCAATGATGTGACCCTTCCAAAAGGTCAGATGAAGGTCATTCAAAATGGTAAGGATGGCGAGGATGTTTACGAAGTAACCTCTGAAGTTGACCTTAAGACGGGTGTTCGTAAGGAAATCAACCGTAAACAGGTAAGTAGCCGACCAGCCGTGGCGAAAATCGTGGCAATTGGTAGCTTTGAAGCTCCAAAAGATACCACGGAAACACGTCGTATCACGGACCACATCTCACATGGTACGGTGACATCTTTTGATAATAACTTGTTTGAAGGTGAAACTCGTACGGAAGAAGGTAAAGATGGTTACGTGGTTTACGAAGTGACGTACAATGTGAGTGGCTTGACCGGTCAAAAAACGGAAGTTTCTCGTCGTGTCGTAGAACGTGTGGAAGCGAAAAACACCATCATCTACAAAGGTACGAAGAAACGTCCGGTAGTTACACCAGCTCCAGCTCCTGTGGAACCAGCAGTGACAACGCCTGTACAACCAGTGGCTCCAGCCGTGAACACTCGTTCTGCGGCACCTGTTAGCTCTTCTGTATTGTTGAATGACGATGACGTGGCGATTGGCCGCGACCTTCCATGGTATAAAGGACTTCCTAAGTCTGCCCTAACCTTCGCACAACTGTCACTTGATGAAAAGGAAAAAATTCGTCTAGGTTTGGACCCTAATGCGGATGTCGATGGTAAAAACCCTTATGCAATGGATTATGCTAGCGCCAATAACCTTTCACAGGAGCAGCTTGACAAATTGATGAAATACATTGATCTTGATAAGTTGAATGAAGAATTCCTCAAGTTGTTGAATGCTGAACGTGAAAGTAAAGGTCTTTCCAAAGCCGTCTACGATGGTAAGAATAGTGTGCTCCAAAAATCCGCAACTCAACGTTCGAAGGAAATGGCACACTATGGTTCAAGTCGTTATGGTGCTGATGTAAGTGGTAAACACAAACGTCCGGATGGTAGTGGTTTCCACACCGTGTATTCAAAAGACGAACGTGCTATGTTTGACTTCGTAAATGAAAACGCTTTAAATTACCTCGGCGATGTAAGTGTATTTCAAATTTTAAACGAACGTTGGCTAGCGAAAAGTATGTTTGAAAGTTGGAAAGCATCTAAAGGTCATTATCGTGCAATGATGGCCGACCAAGAAGGTAAAACTTTCCACTTCGCAGTTAACTCATGGGGTGGTGCGCATTCTTTGGAACGTCAAAGTGATGACAACGTTGCCCTTATTAGTATGATGTCCATTGGATTTACAAATAATTAA
- a CDS encoding putative holin-like toxin, translated as MNVSTQIHLERSSILSVAEALQVMLGFGGFIISLLTFVIALILLRDKK; from the coding sequence ATGAATGTAAGTACGCAAATCCACTTAGAAAGGAGTAGCATCTTGTCAGTTGCGGAAGCATTGCAAGTAATGTTAGGTTTTGGTGGTTTTATCATCAGCCTACTAACATTTGTGATTGCCTTAATTCTGCTTCGAGATAAAAAATAA
- a CDS encoding class A sortase, producing MKPEQQLGVGNYALASHHIFEGGDIARRILFSPLVNAKEGQMIYLTDKTNIYVYKITSIQTVNPSQSEVMDDNPDGSAEVTLVTCTDAEASGRLIVKGVLTENVRYEGSPYQAHFETAYTRVELQE from the coding sequence ATGAAACCTGAACAACAATTAGGGGTTGGTAATTATGCACTAGCCAGTCATCATATCTTTGAGGGCGGTGACATTGCAAGACGGATATTATTTTCACCTCTCGTGAATGCTAAGGAAGGACAGATGATCTATCTGACGGATAAGACCAATATTTACGTCTATAAAATTACGAGCATACAAACCGTCAATCCCTCACAATCTGAGGTAATGGACGACAATCCGGATGGTAGTGCGGAAGTGACTTTAGTGACTTGCACGGACGCTGAGGCTTCAGGACGGTTGATCGTAAAAGGTGTACTAACGGAAAACGTGAGATACGAGGGATCACCCTATCAGGCGCACTTTGAAACGGCATACACTCGTGTAGAGTTACAGGAATAA
- the rpmF gene encoding 50S ribosomal protein L32, whose product MAVPARRTSKAKKNKRRTHYKLTAPSVQFDATTGDYSRSHRVSLKGYYKGRKIAKAAAAE is encoded by the coding sequence ATGGCAGTACCTGCACGTCGCACATCAAAAGCGAAGAAAAACAAACGTCGTACGCACTACAAATTGACAGCTCCATCTGTCCAATTTGACGCAACTACTGGAGATTACTCACGTTCTCACCGTGTATCTTTGAAAGGATACTACAAAGGACGTAAAATCGCTAAAGCTGCAGCAGCTGAATAA
- a CDS encoding recombinase family protein, with protein MDKIRIGYARVSSMDNRQELGLEVQRSALESCDKVFYEKQSGSDDDRPQLQEALTLAKELSQSGVEVSFMIYKLDRLTRKMLTLLAMIEDFNRYGISLISVKENIETTSPTGKLLCILLGYVAEMELENICMRTKEGLQKAREKGVKLGNKGIGKEKEEQIIALYQANELSVRAIAKKVQVSTSTIYNVICRNQVELKSKKQ; from the coding sequence ATGGATAAGATAAGAATTGGATATGCACGTGTAAGTTCAATGGATAATCGGCAGGAATTGGGACTGGAAGTGCAACGCTCGGCCCTAGAGAGCTGTGACAAGGTCTTTTATGAAAAGCAGTCTGGAAGTGACGATGATAGACCCCAGCTCCAAGAAGCCCTCACTCTTGCCAAGGAACTCAGTCAATCAGGCGTAGAGGTCAGCTTCATGATTTATAAGCTGGATCGGCTAACTCGAAAGATGCTGACGCTGCTTGCGATGATTGAAGACTTCAATCGATATGGCATTTCTCTGATTAGCGTCAAAGAAAATATCGAAACGACCAGCCCGACAGGCAAGCTCCTTTGTATCCTTTTGGGCTATGTGGCAGAGATGGAGCTGGAAAATATCTGCATGCGAACCAAGGAGGGGCTGCAAAAGGCGCGTGAAAAAGGGGTCAAGCTGGGCAATAAAGGCATTGGCAAGGAAAAAGAGGAACAAATCATAGCCCTCTACCAAGCAAACGAGCTCTCCGTCCGCGCTATTGCTAAAAAAGTACAGGTTTCGACCTCTACGATTTACAATGTCATCTGTCGCAATCAAGTGGAGTTGAAATCAAAAAAACAATGA
- the hisS gene encoding histidine--tRNA ligase — MKLQKPKGTQDILPKESAKWQYVEAFARKTFGKYNYQEIRTPIFEHYEVISRSVGDTTDIVSKEMYDFYDKGDRHITLRPEGTAPVVRSYVENKLFAPEVQKPVKLYYMGSMFRYERPQAGRLREFHQIGVECFGSSNPATDVETIAMAAQFFKEIGIQNITLHLNTLGNSASRAAYRKALIDYLTPLKETLSKDSQRRLEENPLRVLDSKEKEDKAAVENAPSILDYLDEESQAHFDSVRAMLDSLGIAYVIDTNMVRGLDYYNHTIFEFITEVSGSELTICAGGRYDGLVEYFDGPATPGFGFGMGMERLLLVLDKQGVELPVAQGLDVYIAVLGQEVNGKALEITQALRNQGFKVERDYLGRKLKAQFKSADQLNAKTVIALGDSEVEQGQVTVKNNQTREEITVSLAELTGNFKEIFEKIN; from the coding sequence ATGAAATTACAAAAACCTAAAGGAACCCAAGATATTTTACCAAAAGAATCTGCCAAGTGGCAGTATGTAGAAGCATTTGCCCGTAAGACCTTTGGCAAGTACAATTACCAAGAAATTCGCACGCCGATTTTCGAGCATTATGAGGTGATTAGCCGTTCGGTCGGAGATACGACGGACATCGTCAGCAAGGAAATGTATGATTTCTATGACAAGGGTGACCGCCATATCACGCTTCGGCCAGAAGGAACAGCCCCAGTCGTCCGCTCGTATGTGGAAAATAAACTTTTTGCACCAGAAGTCCAAAAACCGGTGAAATTGTACTACATGGGCTCTATGTTTCGCTATGAGCGTCCACAGGCAGGACGCTTGCGTGAATTTCACCAGATTGGGGTGGAGTGCTTTGGCTCTAGCAACCCTGCAACAGATGTGGAAACCATTGCCATGGCGGCACAATTCTTCAAGGAAATCGGCATTCAAAACATTACACTGCACTTGAATACCTTGGGAAATAGTGCTAGCCGTGCTGCTTACCGCAAGGCCTTGATTGATTATTTAACGCCGTTGAAGGAGACCTTGTCAAAAGATAGCCAACGCCGTTTGGAGGAAAATCCGCTGCGTGTGCTAGATAGCAAGGAAAAAGAGGATAAGGCAGCAGTTGAGAATGCACCGTCAATCTTGGATTATTTGGATGAGGAAAGTCAGGCACATTTTGATAGCGTGCGTGCCATGCTTGATAGTCTTGGAATTGCCTACGTTATTGATACCAATATGGTTCGTGGCTTGGACTACTACAACCACACCATTTTTGAATTTATCACGGAGGTATCAGGCAGTGAGTTGACCATCTGTGCGGGTGGTCGCTATGATGGCTTGGTCGAGTATTTTGACGGCCCGGCAACACCAGGTTTTGGCTTTGGCATGGGAATGGAGCGTTTGCTCCTCGTTCTTGACAAGCAAGGGGTTGAACTACCTGTGGCACAAGGACTGGATGTGTATATCGCTGTTTTGGGGCAAGAAGTGAACGGTAAGGCTTTGGAAATCACCCAAGCCCTCCGCAATCAAGGCTTTAAGGTGGAACGAGATTACTTAGGTCGAAAACTCAAGGCTCAGTTCAAGTCAGCTGATCAGCTCAACGCGAAGACAGTTATCGCCCTTGGCGACAGCGAGGTCGAGCAAGGTCAAGTGACGGTTAAAAACAATCAAACACGCGAAGAAATCACGGTGAGCCTCGCTGAACTAACAGGGAATTTTAAAGAAATCTTTGAAAAAATAAACTAA
- a CDS encoding YitT family protein, translating to MKKSKLYRRFRYLVRRRTRRFKLFRVLQSISKEKYDEKISASILYGFLSAVAVNFFFQPGHVYASGATGLSQIISALSSRFLGVNLPVSVTFYLINLPLMVLAWYQIGHKFTIFTFITVSMSSFFIQLVPEVTLTNDPIINALFGGVVLGAGIGFALRSNISSGGTDIVSLTIRKRTGKNVGSISLLVNGTIMLIAGVTFGWKYALYSMITIFVSSRVTDAVFTKQKRMQAMIITNHPEQVIKKIHTRLHRGATMIHGAEGTYNHEQKAVLITIITRAEYAEFKQIMQKTDPHAFVSVSDNVHILGRFVEEEN from the coding sequence ATGAAGAAAAGTAAATTATACAGGCGTTTTCGCTATCTAGTGCGCCGAAGAACACGGCGGTTTAAGCTCTTTCGTGTCCTCCAGAGCATCTCGAAAGAGAAATATGATGAGAAGATTTCGGCTTCCATCCTCTACGGTTTTTTATCCGCAGTGGCGGTCAATTTCTTCTTTCAACCTGGGCATGTCTATGCCAGTGGGGCGACGGGTCTATCCCAGATTATCTCAGCGCTCAGCAGCCGCTTTTTAGGGGTCAATCTGCCCGTCTCTGTGACCTTTTACCTCATCAATCTGCCCTTGATGGTGCTGGCTTGGTACCAGATTGGCCACAAGTTTACCATTTTTACCTTTATCACGGTTTCGATGAGTTCCTTCTTCATCCAGCTGGTGCCAGAGGTGACCTTGACCAATGACCCGATTATCAATGCCCTTTTTGGGGGTGTGGTCTTGGGTGCTGGGATTGGCTTTGCCCTGCGTTCCAATATCTCGAGTGGCGGGACAGACATCGTGAGCTTGACCATTCGCAAGCGTACGGGAAAAAATGTCGGCAGTATCTCTCTCTTGGTCAATGGCACCATCATGCTGATTGCAGGGGTGACCTTTGGCTGGAAATACGCCCTTTACTCCATGATTACGATTTTTGTCTCTAGCCGTGTGACAGATGCGGTCTTTACCAAGCAAAAGCGGATGCAGGCCATGATTATCACCAATCACCCCGAGCAAGTGATTAAGAAAATCCATACTCGGCTTCATCGTGGAGCGACCATGATTCACGGTGCTGAAGGCACCTACAATCATGAGCAAAAAGCCGTGCTCATCACCATCATCACGCGGGCTGAATATGCAGAATTCAAGCAAATCATGCAAAAAACAGACCCCCACGCCTTTGTCTCAGTCTCAGACAATGTCCATATCTTGGGCCGCTTTGTCGAAGAAGAAAACTAG
- a CDS encoding GNAT family N-acetyltransferase, which translates to MDTYFLARPSESDLPLLERFRQEFFNSKQHLNGGARLADMQDLSAWLAHIRQQEKQAKPNRAPSTTLVFKRQGQAKIIGIVNIRHHIELDYLRDVTGHIGYSIAPSEQGQGLAKRQLAQALEVCKDMGLDRVLVTCATWNTASRKTILAQPHCHFDDKRLAPDGDTMERYWIDLPKD; encoded by the coding sequence ATGGACACCTATTTTCTGGCTAGACCGAGCGAGAGCGATCTCCCTCTACTGGAGAGGTTCAGGCAAGAATTTTTCAACAGCAAACAGCACCTCAATGGAGGAGCTCGCTTGGCAGACATGCAAGATTTATCCGCTTGGCTCGCTCACATTCGCCAGCAAGAAAAGCAAGCAAAACCAAATCGGGCTCCTTCTACGACCCTTGTCTTCAAGCGGCAAGGGCAAGCCAAAATCATCGGCATTGTCAATATCCGCCATCATATAGAGCTGGATTATTTGAGAGATGTTACGGGTCATATCGGTTACTCGATTGCACCGAGCGAGCAAGGTCAGGGGCTTGCAAAACGTCAACTGGCTCAGGCACTAGAGGTTTGTAAAGACATGGGACTAGACAGGGTTTTAGTCACTTGTGCGACCTGGAATACTGCCTCTCGTAAAACCATTCTAGCCCAGCCTCATTGCCACTTTGACGATAAACGACTGGCCCCCGATGGAGATACCATGGAACGTTACTGGATTGATTTGCCCAAAGACTAG